In one window of Methanoculleus thermophilus DNA:
- a CDS encoding nucleotide sugar dehydrogenase → MKICVLGLGYIGLPTALLFAAHGADVVGVDVKQDVVDCLNHGNLPFKEPGIEDLYREAKDRFTASIEPEPADVFLMAVPTPLDPATKVSNLTYVKSAADAIVPHLRKGNLVILESTVPPGTSERVVIPRLEKSGVRIGEFLYAHCPERAIPGHTIQEMSENSRIIGGYDRDSIDRATSIYQTFVRGQIYQTDIRTAEFVKLMENTCRDVNIALANEFAQLAEECGINVWEAITLANKHPRVSILNPGPGVGGHCIAIDPWFLTENSTRCRMVSTAREVNDSMPNYLLHIVRGLLASVRDPVISIFGVAYKGNVGDTRESPAFKFIQLAENEGYAIRCHDPYVSEFPYPLMDAADAAAGSDCIVVLADHDAFRTLEPAGLQVRTRLVIDTRNILDHERWANQGFAVRVLGDGSSVQPVPTGEIVPPASVYPTDTAQSIAPTSPPSLTLLTQNGREGFI, encoded by the coding sequence ATGAAGATCTGTGTACTGGGATTAGGATATATTGGACTGCCGACCGCGCTGCTCTTTGCCGCCCATGGAGCAGATGTCGTGGGTGTCGATGTGAAGCAGGATGTGGTAGACTGCTTAAACCATGGGAACCTCCCGTTCAAGGAGCCCGGGATCGAGGATCTGTATCGCGAGGCGAAAGACCGATTTACCGCAAGCATTGAGCCTGAACCCGCAGATGTATTTCTGATGGCCGTCCCGACGCCCCTGGATCCGGCAACCAAGGTCTCGAACCTCACATACGTCAAATCGGCCGCCGACGCGATCGTTCCCCACCTTCGCAAAGGAAATCTTGTCATTCTTGAATCGACCGTCCCGCCCGGAACGAGCGAACGGGTCGTCATCCCAAGACTCGAGAAGAGCGGCGTCAGGATCGGGGAATTCCTGTATGCCCATTGCCCCGAACGAGCAATCCCCGGACACACAATACAGGAGATGTCAGAAAACTCCCGTATCATTGGCGGATACGACCGGGACTCTATCGACAGGGCGACATCGATCTACCAGACCTTCGTCCGCGGCCAGATCTACCAGACCGATATACGGACGGCGGAGTTCGTCAAGTTGATGGAGAACACCTGCCGTGACGTAAACATCGCGCTTGCAAACGAGTTCGCCCAGCTCGCCGAGGAGTGCGGGATCAACGTCTGGGAGGCGATCACCCTCGCAAACAAGCATCCCCGTGTCTCTATCCTCAACCCCGGTCCTGGTGTGGGAGGACACTGCATCGCCATCGATCCCTGGTTCCTGACCGAGAACTCGACACGGTGCAGGATGGTCTCTACGGCGCGGGAAGTCAACGACTCCATGCCGAATTATCTCCTGCACATCGTCCGTGGTCTGCTTGCCAGCGTGAGAGACCCGGTAATCAGCATCTTTGGCGTTGCCTACAAAGGCAACGTCGGGGATACCCGGGAGAGCCCGGCATTCAAGTTTATCCAGCTTGCTGAGAATGAAGGGTATGCCATCCGGTGCCACGACCCTTACGTGAGCGAGTTCCCGTACCCCCTCATGGATGCGGCGGACGCGGCCGCAGGAAGCGACTGCATCGTCGTACTCGCCGACCATGACGCGTTTCGCACGCTCGAGCCCGCGGGACTCCAGGTGAGAACCAGGCTCGTCATCGATACCAGAAACATTCTCGACCACGAGAGGTGGGCCAACCAGGGTTTTGCCGTCCGGGTTCTCGGAGACGGTTCATCGGTGCAACCGGTGCCCACAGGTGAGATCGTTCCACCGGCAAGCGTCTATCCTACAGATACTGCACAATCAATCGCGCCCACATCGCCGCCGTCACTCACCCTGCTCACCCAGAACGGGCGGGAGGGCTTTATCTAG